The following are encoded together in the Pseudodesulfovibrio indicus genome:
- a CDS encoding N-acetylneuraminate synthase family protein, with protein MKPIQSVTLRSGITIGKGHPCFVVAEIANNHQGEFEMAKRMIDEAAAAGVQAVKFQKRDNEALLTRAGRAAPYTGPNSFGPTYGEHRSALELPIGQMAELKAYSEARGLVFFASAWDDPSLTQILDLDVELLKISSAELVNVPLVRKYARAGIPIILSTGMSGLEDIDVALGEIRAFHDDVVLLHCNSTYPCPEEQIGLPVMDALRERYGLPVGYSGHEKGIGPSVAAAALGACVVERHFTLDKTLKGTDHQASLEPHELAAMVTMIREVEKAVQVKGKVVFPDEQAAAKKLRKCIVFSRDLPAGHVLTEADLTTRCPRAGVSPVHWDEVLGSTLSRSVKHEEPVQWDALRTPEAVCADAASS; from the coding sequence ATGAAACCGATCCAATCCGTCACATTGCGTTCAGGCATCACCATCGGCAAGGGGCATCCCTGCTTCGTGGTCGCCGAAATCGCCAACAACCACCAGGGCGAGTTCGAGATGGCCAAGCGGATGATCGACGAGGCCGCCGCGGCCGGAGTCCAGGCGGTCAAGTTCCAGAAACGGGACAACGAGGCGCTGCTGACCCGCGCGGGCAGGGCTGCGCCCTACACCGGCCCCAACAGTTTCGGTCCGACCTACGGCGAGCACCGCTCCGCCCTGGAGCTGCCCATCGGGCAGATGGCCGAGCTCAAGGCGTACAGCGAGGCGCGCGGGCTGGTCTTTTTCGCCTCGGCCTGGGACGATCCCAGCCTGACGCAGATCCTGGACCTGGACGTGGAGCTGCTCAAGATCAGCTCGGCCGAGCTGGTCAACGTCCCCTTGGTGCGCAAGTACGCCCGCGCCGGAATTCCGATCATCCTGTCCACCGGCATGAGCGGGCTGGAGGACATCGACGTGGCCCTGGGCGAGATCCGCGCCTTCCACGACGACGTGGTGCTGCTGCACTGCAACTCCACCTACCCCTGCCCCGAGGAGCAGATCGGCCTGCCGGTCATGGACGCGCTGCGCGAACGCTATGGGCTGCCGGTGGGCTACTCCGGCCACGAGAAGGGCATCGGTCCCAGCGTGGCCGCCGCAGCCCTGGGCGCGTGCGTGGTGGAGCGCCACTTCACCCTGGACAAGACCCTCAAAGGCACGGACCACCAGGCATCCCTGGAGCCGCACGAGCTGGCCGCCATGGTGACCATGATCCGCGAGGTGGAGAAGGCCGTGCAGGTCAAGGGCAAGGTGGTCTTTCCGGACGAGCAGGCCGCGGCCAAGAAGCTGCGCAAGTGCATCGTCTTCTCCCGCGACCTGCCTGCGGGCCACGTGCTGACCGAGGCCGACCTGACCACCCGCTGCCCGCGCGCGGGCGTCTCCCCGGTCCACTGGGACGAGGTCCTGGGCTCCACCCTGAGCCGCTCCGTCAAACACGAGGAGCCGGTGCAGTGGGATGCCCTGCGCACTCCCGAAGCGGTCTGCGCCGATGCGGCGTCCTCCTGA
- a CDS encoding winged helix-turn-helix transcriptional regulator, with amino-acid sequence MLITNGCYLKPSKSTRVLAILDALSRDSSLSQFELGRRLNLSGAMVNQYLKQLQQEGLVEFLPVNGKSYNYALTEQGRRSRRRMFSDYSSETVRLYSTIKAFVLDKLQQLEVEGSRDLALFGASETCEVVLSAIRGTSFKIMALLDNDTRKQGQLFHGHVVSAPHVLGQVDCDAVVITSFGKQGEIYEQLKPYADRRGFQIVRF; translated from the coding sequence ATGCTGATAACCAACGGGTGCTATCTCAAGCCGAGCAAGAGCACCCGCGTCCTGGCGATCCTGGACGCGCTGTCCCGGGATTCCAGCCTCTCCCAGTTCGAGCTGGGGCGCAGGCTGAACCTGTCGGGCGCCATGGTCAACCAATATCTCAAGCAGTTGCAGCAGGAAGGGCTGGTGGAGTTCCTCCCGGTGAACGGGAAGAGCTACAACTACGCCCTCACCGAGCAGGGACGCCGGTCCCGCCGCCGGATGTTCTCGGACTATTCCTCGGAGACGGTCCGGCTGTATTCCACCATCAAGGCGTTCGTGCTGGACAAGCTGCAACAGCTGGAGGTCGAGGGGAGCCGGGACCTGGCGCTCTTCGGCGCGTCCGAGACCTGCGAGGTGGTGCTGTCCGCCATCAGGGGGACGTCCTTCAAGATCATGGCCCTGCTGGACAACGACACCCGCAAGCAAGGGCAGCTTTTCCACGGCCATGTGGTCTCCGCGCCGCATGTCCTGGGCCAGGTCGATTGCGACGCCGTGGTCATCACCTCCTTCGGCAAGCAGGGCGAGATATACGAGCAGCTCAAGCCCTATGCCGACAGGCGTGGATTCCAAATCGTGAGATTCTGA
- a CDS encoding long-chain-fatty-acid--CoA ligase: protein MEQIDRPWLKSYDPDVPPTLDYEKIPLFKFLDRAAHKWPKRKAIVFRNWSITYAKLKAQSEVFAANLRDAGIRKGDRVALMLPNLPQTIIAFWGVLRAGGIGVMTNPLYMETEIIHQFNDAGVRFCLTLDLLWPKLEKLRDSIPVERFYITTIGEGLKFPLNLLYALQAKKNRTSPRVPYDGMAVRPFKELTKGNGAFTEERVDAEDTALLQYTGGTTGVAKGCILTHFNIGANMQQCHAMMHTLGKKKETFLGILPYFHIYGLTTCLAWPTSLGATLAPFPRYVPLDVLKGIHKLKPTVFPGAPSLYISLLQQKDIDKYDLKSIEVCVSGSAPMPVDYMEQFLARSGTAITEGYGLTEASPVTHFNPLVGKSKNGSIGLPFPDTDAKIVDMEVGGEPLPPGKRGELVIRGPQVMRGYYNRPDATADVLRNGWLYTGDIATMDEEGYFYIVDRKKDLIISGGYNIYPREIDEVLHSHPLIKEAVSVGIPHEARGEIVKAFVVPHEGATLSRSDVISFCREKLANFKVPRQVEFRNDLPKTMVGKVLRRALREEEMAKAEAKLKRAAAKKGADDETGQA, encoded by the coding sequence ATGGAGCAGATCGACCGCCCATGGCTCAAGTCCTACGACCCGGACGTGCCGCCAACCCTGGACTACGAGAAAATCCCGCTGTTCAAATTCCTGGACAGGGCCGCGCACAAGTGGCCCAAGCGCAAGGCCATCGTGTTCCGCAACTGGTCGATCACCTACGCCAAGCTCAAGGCTCAGAGCGAGGTTTTCGCCGCCAACCTCCGCGACGCCGGCATCCGCAAGGGCGACCGCGTGGCGCTGATGCTCCCCAACCTGCCCCAGACCATCATCGCCTTCTGGGGCGTGCTCCGCGCCGGGGGCATCGGGGTCATGACCAATCCCCTGTACATGGAGACGGAGATCATCCACCAGTTCAACGACGCGGGGGTGCGCTTCTGTCTGACCCTGGACCTGCTCTGGCCCAAGCTCGAAAAGCTCCGCGATTCCATCCCGGTGGAACGGTTCTACATCACCACCATCGGCGAGGGGCTCAAGTTCCCCCTGAACCTGCTCTACGCCCTGCAGGCCAAGAAGAACCGCACCTCGCCCAGGGTGCCGTATGACGGCATGGCCGTGCGCCCCTTCAAGGAGCTGACCAAGGGGAACGGGGCGTTCACCGAGGAACGCGTGGACGCCGAGGACACCGCCCTGCTCCAGTACACCGGCGGGACCACGGGCGTGGCCAAGGGGTGCATCCTGACCCATTTCAACATCGGCGCGAACATGCAGCAGTGCCACGCCATGATGCACACCCTGGGCAAGAAGAAGGAAACCTTCCTCGGCATCCTGCCCTATTTCCATATATATGGGCTGACCACCTGCCTGGCCTGGCCCACCAGCCTGGGCGCGACCCTGGCCCCTTTCCCCCGCTACGTCCCCTTGGACGTGCTCAAGGGCATCCACAAGCTCAAGCCCACGGTCTTTCCGGGCGCGCCGTCCCTGTATATTTCGCTGCTCCAGCAAAAGGACATCGACAAGTACGACCTCAAGTCCATCGAGGTCTGCGTGTCCGGGTCCGCGCCCATGCCGGTCGACTACATGGAGCAGTTCCTGGCCCGCTCCGGCACCGCCATCACCGAGGGGTACGGGCTGACCGAGGCCTCGCCCGTGACCCACTTCAACCCCCTGGTGGGCAAGAGCAAGAACGGCTCCATCGGTCTGCCCTTCCCGGACACCGACGCCAAGATCGTGGACATGGAGGTGGGCGGCGAACCGCTGCCTCCGGGCAAGCGCGGCGAGCTGGTCATCCGCGGCCCCCAGGTCATGCGGGGATACTACAACCGGCCCGACGCCACCGCCGACGTGCTCCGCAACGGCTGGCTCTACACCGGCGACATCGCCACCATGGACGAGGAAGGCTACTTCTACATCGTGGACCGCAAGAAGGACCTGATCATCTCCGGCGGGTACAACATCTACCCCCGCGAGATCGACGAGGTCCTGCACAGCCATCCGCTCATCAAGGAGGCCGTTTCCGTGGGCATCCCCCACGAGGCGCGCGGCGAGATCGTCAAGGCGTTCGTCGTGCCCCACGAGGGCGCGACCCTGTCGCGCAGCGACGTCATCTCGTTCTGTCGCGAGAAACTGGCCAACTTCAAGGTTCCCCGCCAGGTGGAGTTCCGCAACGACCTGCCCAAGACCATGGTCGGCAAGGTCCTGCGCCGCGCCCTGCGTGAGGAGGAGATGGCCAAGGCCGAGGCCAAGCTGAAACGGGCCGCCGCCAAGAAGGGCGCCGACGACGAGACCGGCCAGGCATAG
- a CDS encoding ABC transporter substrate-binding protein: MMVIPALAADTIKIGFNLPLTGDIPEVGDGSKKAAEMYLKDINDAGGVEVGGQKYMLEFVYMDNESKAESAVNAALKLIEQEEVVAIIGPNSSKQAVPAGGTCNDNRTPMITPWSTNPDTTKDRPWVFRAAFLDPFQGPVAADFAAAKFGAKTAAVIFDVSNDYSKGLAEIFKAAWEAKGLGPVVAFESHGTKDQDFSAQLTTVIKGNPDFIFVPDNYNQVALIVQQARDLGYTGPFMGSDAWGTPDLIKLCGEQCYGNFFSTHYAAAGATGATKVFIDRYEKAYGATPADYAALTWDSIGLLIQGIQNAGKVDSNPRKERQLIRDGLAAIKSFDGITGKSKFDEQGDPIKCAVVVKISDQGEFVFEQSVCP; this comes from the coding sequence ATGATGGTCATCCCGGCCCTGGCCGCCGACACCATCAAGATCGGCTTCAACCTTCCGCTGACCGGCGACATCCCCGAGGTGGGCGACGGTTCCAAGAAGGCCGCCGAGATGTACCTCAAGGACATCAATGACGCCGGCGGCGTCGAGGTCGGCGGTCAGAAGTACATGCTCGAATTCGTCTACATGGACAACGAGTCCAAGGCCGAATCCGCCGTCAACGCCGCTCTGAAGCTCATCGAGCAGGAAGAAGTCGTGGCCATCATCGGCCCCAACTCCTCCAAGCAGGCCGTGCCCGCCGGTGGTACCTGCAACGATAACCGCACCCCGATGATCACCCCGTGGTCCACCAACCCCGACACCACCAAGGATCGCCCCTGGGTCTTCCGCGCCGCCTTCCTGGATCCGTTCCAGGGCCCGGTTGCCGCCGACTTCGCCGCCGCCAAGTTCGGCGCCAAGACCGCTGCGGTCATCTTCGACGTCTCCAACGACTACTCCAAGGGCCTGGCCGAGATCTTCAAGGCCGCCTGGGAAGCCAAGGGCCTCGGCCCGGTCGTGGCCTTCGAGTCCCACGGCACCAAGGACCAGGACTTCTCCGCCCAGCTGACCACCGTCATCAAGGGCAACCCGGACTTCATCTTCGTTCCCGACAACTACAACCAGGTCGCTCTGATCGTGCAGCAGGCGCGTGACCTCGGCTACACCGGTCCCTTCATGGGCTCCGACGCCTGGGGTACCCCCGACCTGATCAAGCTCTGCGGCGAGCAGTGCTACGGCAACTTCTTCTCCACCCACTACGCCGCCGCCGGCGCCACGGGTGCCACCAAGGTCTTCATCGACCGTTACGAGAAGGCCTACGGCGCCACCCCCGCCGACTACGCCGCTCTGACCTGGGACTCCATCGGCCTGCTGATCCAGGGCATCCAGAACGCGGGCAAGGTTGACTCCAACCCGCGCAAGGAGCGCCAGCTGATCCGTGACGGCCTGGCCGCCATCAAGTCCTTCGACGGTATCACCGGCAAGTCCAAGTTCGACGAACAGGGCGACCCGATCAAGTGCGCCGTCGTGGTCAAGATCTCCGACCAGGGCGAGTTCGTCTTCGAGCAGTCCGTCTGCCCGTAA
- a CDS encoding branched-chain amino acid ABC transporter permease produces the protein MDFIIQNIINALQWGSFYALIALGYTLVYGVLRLINFAHGDIFMVGAYIAFFVAGFLLGPALGLSPFATFLFAVPLTMFLTACVGVTLERIAYRPLRRKGAHRLYVVITALMCGLILEYSNLAVLGASRLKFPELVEKAIWNINGVTLTNLKVIVIVAAIAVFAFLNFIVTRTKIGMAMRGISYDKFAIPLMGIPIDQIIVFTFILGSGFAGLAGLLFAMSYPVLEPFMGMIIGWKAFIAAVVGGIGDIRGAFYGGFLLGFIEVGVVTVFPSTYRDLFAFTILLIILWMKPTGLFGMPQSTKI, from the coding sequence GTGGACTTCATCATTCAGAACATCATCAACGCCCTGCAGTGGGGAAGCTTCTACGCGCTCATCGCGTTGGGCTACACCCTGGTGTACGGCGTGCTCCGCCTGATCAACTTCGCCCATGGCGACATCTTCATGGTCGGTGCCTACATCGCATTTTTCGTGGCCGGATTCCTGCTCGGCCCCGCGCTCGGTCTGTCACCCTTTGCGACATTCCTGTTCGCGGTCCCGCTGACCATGTTCCTGACCGCCTGCGTGGGCGTCACCCTGGAGCGCATCGCCTACCGGCCGCTCAGGCGCAAGGGCGCGCACCGGCTCTACGTGGTCATCACCGCGCTCATGTGCGGCCTGATCCTCGAGTACTCCAACCTGGCCGTCCTGGGCGCCAGCCGCCTGAAGTTCCCCGAACTCGTCGAAAAGGCCATCTGGAACATCAACGGCGTGACCCTGACCAACCTCAAGGTCATCGTCATCGTCGCCGCCATCGCCGTCTTCGCCTTCCTCAACTTCATCGTCACCAGGACCAAGATCGGCATGGCCATGCGCGGCATCTCCTACGACAAGTTCGCCATCCCGCTCATGGGCATCCCCATCGACCAGATCATCGTCTTCACCTTCATCCTCGGTTCCGGCTTCGCCGGGCTGGCAGGGCTGCTCTTCGCCATGTCCTACCCGGTCCTCGAACCCTTCATGGGCATGATCATCGGCTGGAAGGCGTTCATCGCGGCGGTTGTCGGCGGCATCGGCGACATCCGGGGCGCGTTCTACGGCGGCTTCCTCCTCGGTTTCATCGAGGTCGGCGTGGTCACCGTGTTCCCCTCCACCTACCGCGACCTGTTTGCCTTCACCATCCTGCTGATCATCCTGTGGATGAAGCCGACTGGATTGTTCGGCATGCCGCAATCCACCAAGATCTAG
- a CDS encoding branched-chain amino acid ABC transporter permease: MQKYSLNILMAAAAVILILLAQFRILDNYIQAVIMFVGINIIMSTSLNLVNGNMGEFTCGHAAFMCVGAYVASILSVLFYGNKFGDPMLPEASAVFVFPFIILAGGAMAALSSILVALPSFKTRDDYLAIITIAVNYMVISAIENMDFVGGSRGFQGMKDTVWAMVDNTPGWLSMGKDFPWVLFYVIAFTVFNIWVIRRFITSTYGKGVNAVCQDETAAEIMSVNTNKIKTVNFMIAAGLAGCAGGLFAHIIGYVNPQSFNILKSTEAMVMVYLGGMGSLSGAVISAVVFTALLEILRSQALMDFLLAPATFIFPDWEPSAGVIKWVMIPLLLVLIMQFRPEGIMGNKELSDVFPKLKKFYTFK; the protein is encoded by the coding sequence ATGCAGAAATACTCTCTCAACATCCTCATGGCGGCCGCGGCGGTGATCCTGATCCTGCTGGCCCAGTTCCGGATCCTGGACAACTACATCCAGGCCGTCATCATGTTCGTGGGCATCAACATCATCATGTCCACCTCGCTCAACCTGGTGAACGGCAACATGGGCGAATTCACCTGCGGCCACGCGGCCTTCATGTGCGTGGGCGCCTATGTCGCCTCCATCCTGTCCGTGCTCTTCTACGGCAACAAGTTCGGCGACCCGATGCTGCCCGAGGCATCCGCCGTCTTCGTCTTCCCGTTCATCATCCTGGCGGGCGGGGCCATGGCCGCGCTGTCGTCCATCCTGGTGGCGCTGCCCTCGTTCAAGACCCGCGACGACTACCTGGCCATCATCACCATCGCCGTGAACTACATGGTCATCTCGGCCATCGAGAACATGGACTTCGTCGGCGGCTCGCGCGGCTTCCAGGGCATGAAGGACACGGTCTGGGCCATGGTCGACAACACCCCGGGCTGGCTCTCCATGGGCAAGGATTTCCCGTGGGTCCTGTTCTACGTGATCGCCTTCACCGTGTTCAACATCTGGGTCATCCGCCGGTTCATCACCTCGACCTACGGCAAGGGCGTCAACGCCGTGTGCCAGGACGAGACCGCGGCCGAGATCATGTCGGTGAACACCAACAAGATCAAAACCGTGAACTTCATGATCGCCGCCGGACTGGCCGGTTGCGCGGGCGGCCTGTTCGCCCACATCATCGGCTACGTCAACCCGCAGTCCTTCAACATCCTCAAGTCCACCGAGGCCATGGTCATGGTCTACCTGGGCGGCATGGGCTCCCTGTCGGGCGCGGTCATCTCGGCCGTGGTCTTCACCGCCCTGCTCGAAATCCTGCGCTCCCAGGCGCTGATGGACTTCCTGCTCGCCCCCGCGACCTTCATCTTCCCGGACTGGGAACCGTCGGCGGGCGTCATCAAGTGGGTCATGATTCCCCTGCTCCTCGTCCTGATCATGCAGTTCAGGCCCGAAGGCATCATGGGCAACAAGGAGTTGTCGGACGTGTTCCCGAAACTCAAGAAATTCTACACCTTCAAATAG
- a CDS encoding ABC transporter ATP-binding protein — MSLLKIDGLTQRFGGLQAVSDFSVDMKGGELMGLIGPNGAGKTTIFNLISGFYQPSEGAITFDGKPTAGLKPHQVTSMGIARTFQNIRLWHDMTVLDNIRIAQHYRLGYSVWDSIIRGKKYRAREARILEIAEELLEAMSLTDVAGELPKNLPYGLQRRVEIARAMSIRPKLLLLDEPAAGLNSSDVEGLIKLVRWIHENFDITIFMIEHQMKVVTSLCQWIKVIDFGSTIAEGTAEDIQSNPAVIKAYLGDDNI; from the coding sequence ATGTCACTGCTTAAAATAGACGGCCTCACCCAGCGCTTCGGCGGCCTCCAGGCCGTGAGCGACTTCTCCGTGGACATGAAGGGCGGCGAGCTGATGGGGCTCATCGGCCCCAACGGAGCGGGCAAGACCACCATCTTCAACCTGATCTCCGGCTTCTACCAGCCCTCCGAGGGGGCCATCACCTTCGACGGCAAGCCCACGGCCGGGCTGAAGCCCCACCAGGTCACTTCCATGGGCATCGCCCGGACCTTCCAGAACATCCGGCTGTGGCACGACATGACCGTGCTGGACAACATCCGCATCGCCCAGCACTACCGGCTCGGCTATTCGGTCTGGGATTCCATCATCCGCGGCAAGAAGTACAGGGCGCGCGAGGCGCGCATCCTGGAGATCGCCGAGGAACTGCTCGAGGCCATGTCCCTGACCGACGTGGCGGGCGAGCTGCCCAAGAACCTGCCCTACGGGCTGCAACGGCGGGTGGAGATAGCCCGCGCCATGTCCATCCGGCCCAAGCTCCTGCTCCTGGACGAACCGGCGGCGGGGTTGAACTCCTCGGACGTCGAGGGGCTGATCAAGCTGGTGCGTTGGATCCACGAGAACTTCGACATCACCATCTTCATGATCGAACACCAGATGAAGGTCGTCACCTCGCTGTGCCAGTGGATCAAGGTCATCGACTTCGGCTCCACCATCGCCGAGGGGACCGCCGAAGACATCCAGTCCAACCCGGCCGTCATCAAGGCCTATCTTGGAGACGACAACATATGA
- a CDS encoding ABC transporter ATP-binding protein, with protein sequence MTNPILEVENLYVKYGNIEALHGISFNVGEGEIVTLIGANGAGKSTTLMSVAQLPPPEAPKVIKGDIRFRGQSILGMAPDKIVGELHMALVPEGRHIFGNLTVEENLKLATYSRKDGQAEIDRDYKRVYTLFPRLDERKKQRSESLSGGEQQMLAVGRALMSGCRFIMLDEPSMGLAPLLMYDMFRTLKELNEEGMTILLIEQNANLALKFAHRGYVIDTGEIVAEGPSDKLMEDPEVKRAYLGG encoded by the coding sequence ATGACCAATCCCATACTCGAAGTCGAAAACCTGTACGTCAAATACGGCAACATCGAAGCCCTGCACGGCATATCCTTCAACGTGGGCGAGGGCGAGATCGTCACCCTCATCGGCGCCAACGGCGCGGGCAAATCCACGACCCTCATGTCCGTGGCCCAGCTGCCGCCGCCCGAGGCCCCCAAGGTCATCAAGGGCGACATCCGGTTCAGGGGCCAGTCCATCCTGGGCATGGCCCCGGACAAGATCGTCGGCGAACTGCACATGGCCCTGGTCCCCGAAGGACGTCACATCTTCGGCAACCTGACCGTGGAGGAAAATCTCAAGCTCGCCACCTACTCCCGCAAGGACGGCCAGGCCGAGATCGACCGCGACTACAAGCGCGTCTACACCCTGTTCCCGCGCCTGGACGAACGCAAGAAGCAGCGCTCCGAGTCCCTGTCCGGCGGCGAGCAGCAGATGCTGGCCGTGGGCCGCGCGCTCATGTCCGGCTGCCGGTTCATCATGCTCGACGAGCCGTCCATGGGGTTGGCCCCGCTGCTCATGTACGACATGTTCCGCACCCTCAAGGAGCTGAACGAGGAAGGCATGACCATCCTGCTCATCGAGCAGAACGCCAACTTGGCGCTGAAATTCGCGCACCGGGGATACGTCATCGACACCGGCGAGATCGTGGCCGAAGGCCCCAGCGACAAGCTTATGGAAGATCCCGAGGTCAAACGAGCCTATCTCGGCGGCTAA
- a CDS encoding SxtJ family membrane protein — protein MIDSGHKPHTGFIPGTVTRRECVDTGMAVVLGCLLAGLFTGGRDWFLASVAFLVLNMVWPKAYTLAARAWLGLSNALGTVMSKVVLSVVFFLVLTPLALLRRVLGHDPMKLKQWKQSSASVFEVRDHTFTPEEIERPF, from the coding sequence TTGATCGATTCGGGACACAAACCGCACACGGGATTCATTCCCGGAACCGTCACCCGCAGGGAGTGCGTGGACACCGGCATGGCCGTCGTCCTCGGCTGCCTGCTGGCCGGGTTGTTCACCGGAGGCCGGGACTGGTTCCTGGCCTCGGTCGCGTTCCTGGTCCTGAACATGGTCTGGCCCAAGGCATACACCCTTGCGGCCAGGGCGTGGCTCGGCCTGTCCAACGCGCTGGGCACGGTGATGTCCAAGGTGGTCCTCAGTGTCGTCTTCTTCCTGGTGCTCACCCCGCTGGCGCTGCTTCGCCGCGTCCTGGGCCATGACCCCATGAAGCTCAAGCAGTGGAAACAATCCAGCGCCTCGGTCTTCGAGGTCAGGGACCATACCTTCACGCCCGAAGAGATCGAACGCCCCTTCTAG
- a CDS encoding DUF5989 family protein: MDFLKDLWGFLKVRKKFWLLPVIGVLLLFGVLIVLTSGSAIAPFIYTVF; this comes from the coding sequence ATGGATTTTCTCAAAGACCTCTGGGGATTCCTCAAGGTTCGTAAAAAATTCTGGCTGTTGCCTGTTATCGGGGTCCTCCTCCTGTTCGGCGTGCTGATCGTGCTGACCAGCGGCTCCGCCATCGCCCCGTTCATCTACACCGTGTTCTAG
- a CDS encoding carbamoyltransferase, with protein sequence MSEAILGISAFYHDSAAVLLVDGRPVAAAQEERFTRKKHDAGFPHHAAKYVLGEGGLTLADLTAVAFYDKPYLKFERLLETYNGFAPRGLTSFLSSIPVWIKEKLFMRRMLNDEFARLGEGKPKVLFPEHHLSHAASAFYPSPFEEAAILTVDGVGEWATTTIGKGSGKDISILRELHFPHSLGLLYSAFTAFCGFRVNSGEYKLMGLAPYGNASAPRIEAWKRAILDEMADVREDGSMLLNMEYFNYATGLTMCNFPKWEKLFSIPARQPETAITQEYMDLALAIQQVTEEIVFTLAETARDLTGCANLVMAGGVALNCVANGKLLRRGTFDDIWIQPAAGDAGGALGAALAGHHIWQGQPRTVEPADSMQGAYLGPEFDRSRTLRTARRHKAPYTEFADFGDLASAVADLLADGNAVGWFQGRMEYGPRALGNRSILGDPRHPEMQKKLNLKIKYREGFRPFAPSVMEEALPEYFDIDRPSPYMLMVAPVDESQRRELPDGYDSMPMYDRLYVQRSTIPAITHVDFSARIQSVSNRTNPRYWGLIDAFRKRHGCGLVVNTSFNVRGEPIVCTPDDAYACFMRTEMDYLVVGDFLFAKKDQPEWREQGDWREQFDLD encoded by the coding sequence ATGTCCGAAGCGATTCTCGGCATCTCCGCCTTTTACCACGACTCCGCAGCCGTGCTGCTGGTGGACGGCCGTCCAGTGGCCGCCGCCCAGGAGGAACGGTTCACGCGCAAGAAGCACGACGCCGGGTTCCCGCACCATGCGGCCAAGTATGTGCTCGGCGAGGGCGGGCTGACCCTGGCGGACCTCACCGCCGTGGCCTTCTACGACAAGCCGTACCTCAAGTTCGAGCGGCTGCTGGAGACCTACAACGGGTTCGCCCCGCGCGGCCTGACCTCCTTCCTCTCTTCCATCCCGGTGTGGATCAAGGAAAAGCTGTTCATGCGGCGGATGCTGAACGACGAGTTCGCCCGGCTCGGCGAAGGCAAGCCCAAGGTCTTGTTCCCCGAGCACCACCTCTCGCATGCAGCCAGCGCCTTCTACCCCTCGCCCTTCGAGGAAGCGGCCATCCTGACCGTGGACGGCGTGGGCGAATGGGCGACCACCACCATCGGCAAGGGGTCGGGCAAGGACATTTCCATCCTTCGGGAACTCCACTTCCCCCACTCCCTGGGGCTGCTCTACTCCGCTTTCACCGCCTTCTGCGGCTTCCGGGTCAACTCCGGCGAGTACAAGCTCATGGGTCTCGCCCCCTACGGCAACGCTTCGGCTCCGCGCATCGAGGCGTGGAAGCGCGCCATCCTCGACGAGATGGCCGACGTGCGCGAAGACGGCTCCATGCTCCTGAACATGGAGTACTTCAACTACGCCACCGGCCTGACCATGTGCAATTTCCCCAAGTGGGAAAAACTCTTTTCCATCCCGGCGCGCCAGCCGGAGACGGCCATCACCCAGGAGTACATGGACCTGGCCCTGGCCATCCAGCAGGTCACCGAGGAAATCGTCTTCACCCTGGCGGAGACCGCCCGTGATCTGACCGGGTGCGCCAACCTGGTCATGGCTGGCGGCGTGGCCCTGAACTGCGTGGCCAACGGCAAACTGCTCCGGCGCGGGACCTTCGACGACATCTGGATCCAGCCCGCCGCGGGCGACGCGGGCGGGGCGCTGGGCGCGGCCTTGGCCGGGCATCACATCTGGCAGGGACAACCGCGCACCGTGGAACCCGCAGACTCCATGCAGGGCGCGTACCTGGGGCCGGAGTTCGACCGCTCCCGGACCCTGCGCACGGCCCGGCGGCACAAGGCCCCCTACACCGAATTTGCCGACTTCGGGGACCTGGCCTCCGCCGTGGCCGACCTGCTGGCCGACGGCAATGCCGTGGGCTGGTTCCAGGGACGCATGGAGTACGGCCCCCGCGCACTGGGCAACCGCTCTATCCTGGGCGACCCGCGTCACCCGGAGATGCAGAAAAAGCTGAATCTGAAGATCAAGTACCGCGAGGGGTTCAGGCCCTTCGCACCCTCGGTCATGGAGGAAGCGCTGCCCGAATATTTCGATATCGACCGCCCCTCGCCCTACATGCTCATGGTGGCACCGGTGGATGAGTCCCAGCGGCGCGAGCTTCCAGACGGATACGATTCCATGCCCATGTACGACCGCCTCTACGTGCAGCGGTCCACCATCCCGGCCATCACCCACGTGGACTTCTCGGCCCGCATCCAGTCCGTCAGCAACCGGACCAACCCGCGCTACTGGGGACTGATCGACGCTTTCCGGAAACGCCACGGCTGCGGTTTGGTGGTCAACACCAGCTTCAACGTCCGGGGCGAGCCCATCGTCTGCACCCCCGACGACGCCTACGCCTGCTTCATGCGCACCGAGATGGACTATCTCGTGGTCGGCGACTTCCTGTTCGCCAAGAAAGACCAGCCCGAATGGCGCGAACAAGGCGACTGGCGCGAACAGTTCGACCTGGACTAG